In bacterium, the following are encoded in one genomic region:
- a CDS encoding ABC transporter substrate-binding protein: protein MRRWRRRELLTQGALGSAAVVLAAGAGVGPVRADVAPAVPRAQTFVVVDGTEPNSLEPAVGTGPFQAIMNAMYEGLVAWNDKGQVVPQLATSWKPSADGRTWTFALRPGVKFHDGTPLTAEAVRATVDRIFDRSVPATRRGNYLLIKDVAAVDEHTVRFTTDPPNPDFPLLMADVSAKIISPAAVRQYGQDFGRHPVGTGPFKFEEWVPNDHVSATANPEYWGPKPRMRRLVYRPIPEPAARVIVLKTGEADAVLNLPPADVPALRQTFGLYVRATPSQTIAELETADTKPPFSDVRVRRALNMAIDQDAIVKGIMKGFARSLHSPGVPGLWGSFDFPPFRYDPDRARRMLAEAGYASGMHVTVNLTSGRWAGDAQVVQAVQGYWANVGVQMTIREMAFADLLAFSSSDPDGRPGTATCLLKGSPFIDYHLYRMYDSAATNVPATQQRTGYANPKVDALIAAERRTFDPAARLPILKEAQGLIWQDQPIIYLLQLVNIWGARNGVSGFTVLPTGDFVPSRLQR, encoded by the coding sequence ATGAGACGGTGGCGCCGTCGTGAGCTGTTGACGCAGGGGGCGCTGGGGTCGGCGGCGGTCGTGCTGGCCGCGGGCGCGGGCGTCGGGCCGGTGCGCGCCGACGTGGCGCCCGCGGTGCCGCGGGCGCAGACGTTTGTGGTGGTCGACGGCACCGAGCCCAACAGCCTCGAACCGGCCGTCGGTACGGGGCCGTTTCAGGCGATCATGAACGCGATGTACGAGGGCCTGGTGGCGTGGAACGACAAGGGACAGGTCGTGCCCCAGCTTGCGACCTCGTGGAAGCCGAGCGCCGATGGCCGGACGTGGACGTTCGCGCTGCGCCCGGGCGTCAAGTTCCACGACGGCACGCCGTTGACGGCCGAGGCGGTCCGGGCGACGGTCGACCGCATCTTCGATCGGAGCGTGCCCGCCACGCGCCGCGGGAACTATCTCCTGATCAAGGACGTCGCCGCGGTCGACGAGCACACCGTGCGCTTCACGACGGATCCGCCGAACCCGGATTTCCCGCTGCTGATGGCCGATGTCTCCGCGAAGATCATCAGCCCCGCCGCCGTCCGGCAGTACGGGCAGGACTTCGGCCGGCATCCCGTGGGGACGGGGCCATTCAAGTTCGAGGAATGGGTGCCGAACGATCACGTCTCCGCGACGGCCAACCCGGAGTATTGGGGGCCCAAGCCGCGGATGCGCCGCCTGGTCTACCGGCCGATCCCCGAGCCGGCGGCGCGCGTGATCGTGCTCAAGACCGGAGAGGCCGACGCCGTCCTCAACCTCCCGCCCGCGGACGTGCCGGCGCTCAGGCAGACGTTCGGGCTCTACGTCCGCGCCACCCCCAGCCAGACGATCGCGGAGCTGGAGACGGCCGACACGAAGCCGCCGTTCTCCGACGTCCGCGTCCGCCGGGCGCTCAACATGGCGATCGACCAGGACGCGATCGTCAAGGGCATCATGAAGGGCTTCGCCCGGTCACTCCACAGCCCGGGGGTGCCCGGTTTGTGGGGCAGTTTCGACTTCCCCCCGTTTCGCTACGATCCGGACCGGGCGCGGCGGATGCTCGCGGAGGCGGGATACGCGTCGGGCATGCACGTCACCGTGAACCTCACGAGCGGACGGTGGGCCGGCGACGCGCAGGTGGTCCAGGCGGTGCAGGGTTATTGGGCGAACGTGGGCGTGCAGATGACCATCCGGGAGATGGCGTTCGCCGACCTGCTCGCGTTCAGCTCGTCGGACCCGGATGGGCGGCCCGGGACGGCGACGTGCCTCCTCAAGGGCAGCCCCTTCATCGACTACCACCTCTACCGCATGTACGATTCCGCCGCGACGAACGTCCCGGCGACGCAGCAGCGGACCGGGTACGCGAATCCGAAGGTGGACGCCCTGATCGCGGCCGAGCGGCGCACGTTCGACCCCGCGGCGCGTCTGCCGATCCTCAAGGAGGCGCAGGGGTTGATCTGGCAGGATCAGCCGATCATCTACCTGCTGCAGCTGGTGAACATCTGGGGCGCGCGCAACGGGGTATCGGGGTTCACGGTGCTGCCGACCGGTGACTTCGTGCCCTCCCGCCTGCAGCGCTGA
- a CDS encoding thiamine pyrophosphate-binding protein, with amino-acid sequence MATNAEVIAATLADAGVEHAFGLPGGEITVLIEACRRAGIRFYLTGHEASAAFMADVTGQITGRPGVCLATLGPGAVNLSLGVANALLDRSPMLAITAEVSTALAPQFPHQRLPLRRLFGAIAKSSATVDGRGTEDLVRRAVALAVAPPPGPVHLALPSNLAGSAAGGGASPADLAPSHPSPAGAAASESSAGLAEVRDLLDGAERPLVVVGIGCTPRDAPVLRAFIDRTGWPFVVTPKAKGMLPEDAPGFLGVVGGMALDGAVMETVDRADALLGAGFDPVECDKDWYVRRRIANLSCAPTGEGAYRPVEAIGDVGESLAALGGLPPRPWPETVLAACRARLRPEPRTPVGDGAAGLSPLAAMRVLREAAPRDTVLTCDVGSHKYYCGQFWESYGPHTFFMSNGLSGMGYGVPAAIAAKLQFPARPVLSVAGDGGLQMMLHNLTFLRQYEVPVTIVCFVDASLSLIRVGQRRRGFEPYGVDFPPPEFETVARGFGIEGARVESLDALGRMVATALASDRPAVVAVPVDGREYDAYC; translated from the coding sequence ATGGCCACGAACGCCGAGGTGATCGCCGCGACGCTGGCGGACGCCGGCGTGGAGCATGCGTTCGGCCTGCCGGGGGGCGAGATCACGGTGCTCATCGAGGCCTGCCGCCGCGCGGGCATTCGATTCTACCTCACGGGCCACGAGGCCAGCGCGGCGTTCATGGCCGACGTCACCGGGCAGATCACGGGGCGCCCGGGGGTGTGTCTTGCGACGCTCGGACCGGGTGCCGTCAATCTGAGCCTCGGCGTCGCGAACGCGCTGCTGGACCGTTCTCCCATGCTCGCTATCACGGCCGAGGTTTCGACCGCGCTCGCGCCCCAGTTTCCGCATCAGCGGCTGCCGCTCCGCCGCCTGTTCGGCGCGATCGCGAAGTCGAGCGCAACCGTCGACGGCCGGGGCACCGAAGACCTCGTTCGCCGCGCGGTCGCGCTCGCGGTCGCGCCGCCCCCCGGACCGGTGCACCTCGCCCTCCCCAGCAATCTCGCCGGGTCGGCAGCCGGCGGCGGCGCCTCGCCGGCCGACCTCGCCCCGTCCCACCCGTCGCCCGCCGGCGCGGCCGCGTCCGAATCGTCGGCGGGCCTCGCCGAGGTGCGGGACCTGCTCGACGGCGCGGAGCGTCCTCTCGTCGTCGTGGGCATCGGTTGCACGCCGCGCGATGCGCCGGTCCTGCGGGCGTTCATCGACCGGACCGGCTGGCCGTTCGTCGTGACGCCGAAGGCGAAGGGGATGCTGCCGGAAGACGCGCCCGGGTTCCTCGGCGTCGTCGGGGGAATGGCGCTCGACGGCGCCGTGATGGAGACCGTCGACCGGGCCGACGCGCTGCTCGGCGCGGGCTTCGATCCGGTCGAGTGCGACAAAGACTGGTACGTGCGGCGGCGCATCGCGAACCTGTCGTGCGCCCCGACCGGCGAAGGCGCCTACCGGCCGGTCGAAGCGATCGGAGACGTCGGGGAATCACTCGCCGCCTTGGGCGGCCTGCCTCCGCGCCCGTGGCCGGAGACGGTGCTGGCGGCCTGCCGCGCCCGGCTGCGTCCGGAGCCTCGGACGCCGGTGGGCGACGGCGCAGCGGGCCTAAGTCCGCTCGCCGCGATGCGCGTCCTTCGCGAGGCCGCCCCGCGCGATACCGTCCTCACCTGCGACGTCGGGTCGCACAAGTACTACTGCGGCCAGTTCTGGGAGAGCTACGGGCCGCACACGTTTTTCATGTCGAACGGCCTGTCGGGGATGGGCTACGGGGTCCCGGCGGCGATCGCGGCGAAACTGCAGTTTCCCGCCCGGCCGGTGCTCTCGGTCGCGGGCGACGGGGGGCTGCAGATGATGCTGCACAACCTCACGTTCCTGCGGCAGTACGAGGTGCCGGTGACGATCGTCTGTTTCGTCGACGCGAGCCTGAGCCTGATACGGGTCGGCCAGCGGCGCCGCGGCTTCGAGCCCTACGGCGTCGACTTTCCGCCGCCCGAGTTCGAGACGGTCGCCCGCGGGTTCGGGATCGAGGGCGCGCGCGTCGAATCGCTGGACGCGCTCGGCCGGATGGTCGCGACGGCGCTGGCGTCGGATCGTCCGGCCGTCGTGGCCGTGCCGGTCGACGGCCGCGAGTACGACGCGTACTGTTGA
- a CDS encoding ABC transporter permease has product MSLGLLLRVAWQALRRNATRSLLTMLGIIIGVGAVITSMAIGAGAQAAVLAQIESLGANLVVVIPGSITASGVRLGGGSRTTLKLPDVAAIAQAVPEVAAAAPLSETNAQVVASGTNWYTQVQSSTPAWTDVRSWPVATGRFFTQQETDQAAKVAVLGSTVAENLFPTGSPIGATVVVKNVPFRVIGVMTSKGQSGFGRDQDDFVMVPITTFLDRLTGQSWIGSILVSASTPESVPGVIDETDRLLRLRHHLTPSQPDDFSVRNIADIQQVRLATSQTQALLLAGIAVVSLVVGGIGIMNIMLVSVTERTREIGLRMAVGARGHDILMQFLVEALTLACLGGVIGIVMGVATAQGASVVAHWPTLVSPVSIVLGFVSSLLVGVVFGFYPAQRAAALDPIVALRYE; this is encoded by the coding sequence ATGAGTCTCGGGCTGCTGCTCCGCGTCGCCTGGCAGGCGCTCCGGCGCAACGCGACGCGCTCGCTCCTCACCATGCTCGGCATCATCATCGGCGTCGGCGCCGTGATCACGTCGATGGCCATCGGCGCCGGCGCCCAGGCCGCCGTGCTCGCGCAAATCGAGAGCCTGGGGGCGAACCTCGTCGTGGTGATCCCCGGCTCGATCACGGCGAGCGGCGTCCGTCTCGGCGGGGGCAGCCGGACGACGCTCAAACTGCCCGACGTGGCGGCGATCGCGCAGGCCGTGCCGGAAGTGGCCGCCGCGGCGCCGCTGTCCGAAACGAACGCGCAGGTCGTGGCGAGCGGCACCAACTGGTATACGCAGGTCCAGAGCAGCACGCCCGCCTGGACCGACGTCCGCAGCTGGCCGGTGGCGACCGGGCGTTTCTTCACCCAGCAGGAGACCGATCAGGCCGCCAAGGTGGCCGTCCTCGGATCGACGGTCGCCGAGAATCTCTTTCCGACCGGTTCGCCCATCGGCGCGACCGTCGTCGTCAAGAACGTCCCGTTCCGGGTCATCGGCGTCATGACGTCCAAGGGCCAATCCGGCTTCGGCCGCGACCAGGACGACTTCGTGATGGTGCCGATCACGACGTTCCTTGACCGCCTGACCGGGCAGTCGTGGATTGGGTCGATCCTCGTCTCCGCGAGCACGCCCGAGAGCGTGCCCGGGGTCATCGATGAGACCGACCGCCTGCTGCGTCTCCGCCATCACCTCACGCCCTCCCAGCCGGACGACTTTTCCGTGCGGAACATCGCCGACATCCAGCAGGTGCGGCTCGCGACGTCGCAGACCCAGGCGCTGCTGCTCGCCGGGATCGCGGTGGTGTCGCTCGTCGTGGGCGGCATCGGCATCATGAACATCATGCTGGTGTCCGTGACCGAGCGGACGCGCGAGATCGGCCTGCGCATGGCGGTGGGCGCGCGCGGCCACGACATCCTGATGCAGTTTCTCGTCGAAGCGCTGACGCTGGCCTGCCTCGGCGGCGTGATCGGGATCGTGATGGGGGTCGCGACCGCCCAGGGGGCGTCGGTCGTGGCCCACTGGCCGACCCTGGTCTCACCGGTGTCGATCGTGCTGGGCTTCGTATCGTCGCTGCTGGTGGGCGTCGTGTTCGGGTTCTACCCGGCGCAGCGCGCCGCCGCGCTCGACCCGATCGTCGCCCTGCGGTACGAATAG
- a CDS encoding ABC transporter ATP-binding protein, with translation MATSDLLIEVRDMTKVYGAGEMAVHALRGVSLEVRRGEFVAIMGPSGSGKSTFMHLLGCLDHPTSGSYRLAGQEVSRLSADALAAVRSRQIGFVFQSFNLLARTTALENVELPMLYAGIAREARAARAEELLASVGLGNRLDHRPSELSGGQQQRVAIARALANGAPLLMADEPTGNLDSASSAEIMSLVRRLNAQHGLTVVVVTHDIAIAAWSKRVVTFYDGRIVSDKPVAEAVPEGVRAGVDQAARATVRQEAPV, from the coding sequence ATGGCCACCTCGGATCTGCTGATCGAAGTCCGCGACATGACCAAGGTGTACGGTGCCGGCGAGATGGCGGTCCATGCGCTCCGCGGCGTAAGTCTCGAGGTGCGCCGCGGCGAATTCGTGGCGATCATGGGGCCATCGGGCTCCGGCAAGTCGACCTTCATGCACCTTCTGGGGTGTCTTGATCATCCGACATCGGGCTCGTACCGCCTCGCCGGGCAGGAAGTGTCGCGCCTGTCGGCCGATGCCCTGGCGGCCGTGCGCAGCCGCCAGATCGGCTTCGTCTTTCAGAGTTTCAACCTTCTGGCCCGGACCACGGCGCTCGAGAACGTCGAGCTGCCGATGCTGTACGCCGGGATCGCGCGAGAGGCGCGGGCGGCGCGGGCGGAAGAGCTGCTCGCGAGCGTGGGGTTGGGCAACCGGCTGGACCACCGGCCGAGCGAGCTCTCCGGCGGCCAGCAGCAGCGCGTCGCGATCGCGCGCGCCCTGGCCAACGGCGCGCCGCTGCTCATGGCCGACGAGCCGACGGGGAATCTCGACAGCGCGAGCAGCGCGGAGATCATGTCCCTGGTCCGGCGGCTCAACGCGCAGCACGGCCTGACGGTGGTGGTGGTCACGCACGACATCGCCATCGCGGCGTGGTCCAAGCGGGTCGTCACGTTTTACGACGGCCGGATCGTCTCCGACAAACCCGTGGCCGAGGCGGTGCCGGAGGGCGTTCGCGCCGGCGTGGATCAGGCCGCGCGCGCCACGGTGCGGCAGGAGGCGCCGGTATGA
- a CDS encoding efflux RND transporter periplasmic adaptor subunit encodes MTWSRFFTGRRAVALAVIAALVAGGIVAVQRLGQRRAAVRYVTRPVQYANISSTVSETGTVNPVDQVQVGTQVSGTVATLGADYNSRVKKGQVLATLDPTSFQATVEQQSAALAAAQSTAAASASSLAQAQVAVRTAQANYLQALAGLRSAGANSTKAKGQLALAQTTVRRDSSLLTQGYIAQNQMDTDQTAAQAASDDYAAAQAAIAVAQAQAAAQASQVRAAQQQVDTAAAQAAAAQHQAGSASAQLQQAQYNLSRTVITSPIDGVVMARNVSVGQTVAASLQTPTLFTIASNLRDMQVDTSVDEADVGNVRPGQNATITVNAYPNVNFAGTVQQVRVNPTVTQNVVTYDAVVLVHDESGRLLPGMTAQVIVNTSTRTHVLAVPLQALLFRPLQQGARPTSSTSGGPLGGGTFFVGPGGSAGGGAGAAPVAGAPGSQVVVWVLRNGRPVPVRVTIGVSDGQNVEITAGNLQAGDRVIISAVRGGSRGARGNGQGGSSNGGGQGGGQGGQPSSAPGRTP; translated from the coding sequence ATGACGTGGTCCAGATTTTTCACCGGCCGGCGCGCGGTCGCGCTCGCCGTGATCGCGGCGCTGGTCGCCGGCGGGATCGTGGCCGTGCAGCGCCTCGGGCAGCGGCGGGCCGCGGTCCGGTACGTCACCCGGCCGGTCCAGTACGCCAACATCTCGTCGACCGTGAGCGAGACCGGCACCGTGAACCCGGTCGACCAGGTCCAGGTCGGCACCCAGGTGTCCGGGACCGTGGCCACGCTCGGCGCGGACTATAATTCGCGGGTCAAGAAGGGCCAGGTGCTCGCGACGCTCGATCCAACGTCGTTCCAGGCGACCGTGGAGCAGCAGAGCGCCGCGCTGGCCGCGGCCCAGTCGACCGCGGCGGCCTCGGCGAGCAGCCTGGCGCAGGCGCAGGTGGCGGTGCGGACCGCGCAGGCCAACTACCTGCAGGCGCTGGCCGGCCTGCGCAGCGCGGGCGCCAACTCGACCAAGGCGAAGGGCCAGCTCGCCCTCGCCCAGACGACGGTGCGGCGCGATTCGTCGCTGTTGACGCAAGGGTACATCGCGCAGAATCAGATGGACACCGACCAGACGGCGGCGCAGGCGGCGTCGGACGATTACGCGGCGGCGCAGGCGGCGATTGCCGTGGCGCAGGCCCAGGCCGCGGCGCAGGCCTCGCAGGTCCGCGCCGCACAGCAGCAGGTCGACACCGCCGCCGCGCAGGCCGCCGCGGCGCAGCACCAGGCCGGCTCGGCCTCCGCGCAGCTCCAGCAGGCACAGTACAATCTGTCGCGGACCGTGATCACTAGCCCGATCGACGGCGTCGTGATGGCGCGCAACGTGAGCGTCGGACAGACGGTCGCCGCATCCCTGCAGACGCCGACGCTGTTCACGATCGCGTCGAATTTGAGAGACATGCAGGTCGATACCTCGGTCGACGAGGCCGATGTGGGCAACGTCCGTCCGGGGCAGAATGCCACGATCACGGTGAACGCGTACCCGAACGTCAACTTCGCCGGGACGGTTCAGCAGGTGCGCGTCAACCCGACCGTCACGCAGAACGTGGTGACCTACGACGCGGTCGTGCTGGTCCATGACGAGTCGGGCCGGCTCCTGCCGGGGATGACGGCCCAGGTGATCGTCAACACCTCGACGCGCACTCACGTGCTCGCCGTTCCGCTGCAGGCGCTGCTGTTCCGTCCGCTGCAGCAGGGCGCGCGGCCGACGTCGTCGACCAGCGGTGGTCCCCTCGGCGGCGGCACCTTCTTCGTCGGTCCCGGCGGTAGTGCGGGCGGCGGCGCCGGCGCCGCACCGGTGGCGGGCGCCCCGGGATCGCAGGTCGTCGTCTGGGTGCTGCGCAACGGGCGGCCCGTCCCGGTCCGGGTCACGATCGGGGTCTCGGACGGCCAGAACGTCGAGATTACCGCCGGCAATCTGCAGGCGGGGGACCGCGTGATCATCTCCGCCGTTCGCGGCGGCAGCCGCGGGGCGCGCGGGAACGGCCAGGGCGGAAGTTCGAACGGCGGCGGACAAGGCGGCGGTCAGGGCGGCCAGCCGAGCAGCGCGCCGGGGAGGACGCCGTGA